One window of the Allorhizobium ampelinum S4 genome contains the following:
- a CDS encoding HAMP domain-containing methyl-accepting chemotaxis protein, which produces MRISLGQLLISLFAVILLVVVGQGIYAVTSLNTISVGTNQIVDKRVPSFILMGQINADLGDIRVAQSNYRSAATPEQRAIFLGSLNKAYDALAQSRKQYEPLIVDKEDQELYDTFSKDWAKAEQLWQKVKTLTDNGSADEAKQIFLGESLAAYGKAGDDIQAAVDDLAENAKDEGAANAEQISLATTVTYIALALAFSIGIGAALISSLRVVRPLKHMTDTMRTLSSGDTSGSVPYMSRKDEIGAMAAALQVFKDGILRNRALEAEAASAREKAESEKLRLQQEAEAAAQKKLQEATAGLASGLKRLAAGDLGFELNEPFAPEFDALRLDLNTAVAQLGSTISTVATSANAISDGSREVSQSADDLSKRTEQQAASLEETAAALDQITVNVSNSSRRVEEARGVAKEANSSAVRSGQVVSEAINAMQRIEHSSNQISNIITVIDEIAFQTNLLALNAGVEAARAGEAGRGFAVVATEVRELAQRSAKAAREIKELINKSTQEVENGVRQVQETGDVLKAIEHHVTTINGLMDAIATSSREQSVGLSEVNTAVNQMDQVTQQNAAMVEETSAASANLAQESVRLQQLVSDFTLPNTTSNQRRRAA; this is translated from the coding sequence ATGCGCATCTCTCTTGGCCAACTTCTCATATCACTGTTCGCAGTCATTCTTCTGGTCGTGGTCGGCCAGGGCATTTATGCGGTGACTTCGCTGAACACCATATCGGTTGGGACCAATCAGATCGTTGATAAGCGGGTTCCGTCCTTCATCCTCATGGGGCAGATCAATGCCGATCTGGGCGATATCCGCGTTGCGCAGAGCAATTATCGCAGCGCCGCCACACCTGAGCAACGAGCCATCTTTCTGGGATCGCTGAACAAGGCCTATGACGCACTCGCACAGTCTAGAAAGCAGTATGAGCCGCTGATCGTCGACAAAGAAGACCAAGAGCTTTACGACACCTTCTCCAAGGATTGGGCCAAGGCCGAGCAATTGTGGCAGAAGGTCAAGACCTTGACGGACAACGGCAGTGCGGATGAGGCAAAACAGATATTTCTGGGAGAGTCACTGGCTGCCTATGGCAAGGCCGGCGACGATATCCAGGCCGCCGTTGATGATCTGGCCGAAAATGCCAAAGACGAAGGTGCAGCCAACGCCGAGCAAATTTCCCTGGCCACGACCGTGACCTATATCGCTCTTGCTCTGGCGTTCAGCATCGGCATCGGCGCGGCGCTGATCAGCAGCCTGCGGGTCGTGCGTCCCTTGAAGCACATGACGGACACTATGCGGACCCTGTCTTCCGGCGATACCAGCGGCAGCGTGCCTTACATGAGCCGCAAGGACGAAATCGGCGCCATGGCCGCAGCCCTTCAGGTGTTTAAAGACGGAATATTGCGCAACCGCGCCCTGGAAGCCGAAGCCGCCAGCGCCCGCGAAAAGGCAGAATCCGAAAAGCTGCGCCTTCAGCAGGAAGCCGAAGCCGCCGCACAGAAGAAATTGCAGGAAGCCACCGCAGGTCTGGCATCCGGCCTGAAACGCTTGGCCGCAGGCGACCTCGGGTTTGAACTGAACGAACCGTTTGCCCCGGAATTTGACGCTCTGCGCCTCGACCTGAATACCGCTGTCGCCCAATTGGGCAGCACGATTTCCACCGTTGCCACCTCTGCTAACGCTATCAGCGACGGCTCACGCGAAGTCAGCCAGAGCGCGGACGACCTTTCCAAACGCACCGAACAGCAGGCCGCATCTCTGGAAGAGACCGCTGCCGCACTCGACCAGATCACCGTCAATGTCAGCAATTCCTCACGGCGTGTCGAAGAAGCACGTGGCGTGGCCAAGGAAGCCAACAGCAGCGCGGTCCGATCCGGCCAGGTGGTGAGTGAAGCCATCAACGCCATGCAGCGTATCGAGCACTCCTCCAACCAGATCTCCAACATCATCACCGTGATCGACGAGATTGCCTTCCAGACCAATCTCCTGGCGCTGAATGCCGGCGTTGAAGCCGCCCGCGCCGGCGAAGCGGGCCGTGGCTTTGCCGTGGTTGCCACCGAAGTGCGCGAACTGGCGCAACGCTCGGCCAAGGCCGCGCGCGAAATCAAGGAACTAATCAACAAATCCACCCAGGAAGTGGAAAACGGCGTGCGTCAGGTGCAGGAAACCGGCGACGTGCTGAAGGCCATCGAACATCACGTCACGACAATCAACGGCCTGATGGACGCAATCGCCACCTCCTCGCGTGAACAATCGGTCGGCCTGTCGGAGGTCAATACCGCCGTCAACCAGATGGACCAAGTCACCCAGCAGAATGCCGCCATGGTAGAAGAAACCAGCGCCGCCAGCGCCAACCTTGCGCAAGAAAGCGTGCGTTTGCAGCAGCTTGTCTCGGACTTCACACTCCCCAATACCACCAGCAATCAGAGACGCCGGGCGGCGTAA
- a CDS encoding undecaprenyl-diphosphate phosphatase, producing MADACVVGSATGFVDLSFVQTAFLGVVQGVTELVPVSSSAHMRVVPALLGWPDPGAAFSAAMQMAALVGVISYFWRDIYGLASGSISAVKRRDFENFDFQLVLWILIATLPIIVAGLALSHTLNSCGSPLRSLWAVGLACLVMGGLLAATELLAKHRRDLPSIRPLDILLVGIAQVGALIPGVSRSGATMTAALALGFKREEAARFSFLLGLPAILLAGLKEVWELHKLALDSHGWALLGVGLVAGGISSLIAIWGLMRFLERFSTWPFVIYRIILGVVLLAAAASGMAS from the coding sequence ATGGCGGATGCATGCGTGGTGGGTTCGGCAACGGGCTTTGTCGATCTGAGTTTTGTCCAGACCGCGTTTCTAGGCGTGGTGCAGGGGGTGACGGAACTGGTGCCGGTGTCGTCCTCGGCCCATATGCGGGTGGTGCCAGCGCTGCTGGGCTGGCCCGATCCGGGCGCTGCCTTTTCAGCCGCCATGCAGATGGCGGCGCTGGTCGGGGTGATCAGCTATTTCTGGCGCGATATTTACGGACTGGCCAGCGGTTCGATCAGCGCTGTCAAACGCCGCGACTTCGAGAATTTCGATTTCCAGCTGGTGTTGTGGATTCTGATCGCCACGCTGCCGATCATCGTCGCCGGGCTGGCGCTGTCGCATACGCTGAACAGCTGCGGTTCGCCGCTGCGTAGCCTCTGGGCTGTGGGGCTGGCCTGTCTGGTCATGGGCGGGCTGTTGGCCGCCACCGAGCTTCTGGCCAAACATCGCCGCGACCTGCCCAGCATCCGCCCGCTGGATATTCTTCTCGTCGGCATCGCCCAGGTCGGCGCGCTGATCCCCGGTGTGTCGCGTTCCGGCGCGACGATGACGGCGGCGCTGGCGCTGGGCTTCAAGCGTGAGGAAGCAGCGCGCTTTTCCTTCCTGCTCGGCCTGCCAGCCATTCTTCTGGCTGGTCTCAAGGAGGTCTGGGAATTGCACAAGCTGGCGCTGGACAGCCATGGCTGGGCGCTGCTGGGTGTCGGCCTGGTGGCCGGTGGCATCTCCTCGCTCATCGCGATCTGGGGTCTGATGCGCTTTCTGGAGCGTTTCTCCACCTGGCCATTCGTGATCTACCGGATCATTCTGGGCGTGGTCCTGCTGGCGGCGGCCGCCTCCGGCATGGCGTCCTAA
- a CDS encoding ATP-binding cassette domain-containing protein, with the protein MTQQNTPLVEMKNISISFGGIHAVDDASVDLHAGEVVALLGHNGAGKSTLIKILSGAYKRDGGEILINGEPAEINNPRDAKRYGIETIYQTLAVADNVDAAANLYLGRELRTPWGTLDDVAMEAKAREVMGRLNPNFQRFKEPVKALSGGQRQSVAIARAILFDARILIMDEPTAALGPQETAQVGELILQLKKEGIGIFLISHDIHDVFDLADRVFVMKNGKVVGHARTGDVTKDEVLGMIIMGKVPPGAVPGPGAMQVV; encoded by the coding sequence ATGACACAACAGAACACGCCTCTTGTGGAAATGAAGAATATTTCCATCTCCTTCGGCGGTATTCATGCCGTCGATGATGCCTCGGTGGATCTTCATGCCGGTGAGGTGGTCGCCCTGCTCGGCCATAACGGTGCGGGCAAATCGACGCTGATCAAGATCCTGTCGGGCGCCTACAAGCGCGATGGTGGCGAAATCCTGATCAATGGCGAACCGGCCGAGATCAACAATCCGCGCGATGCCAAGCGCTACGGCATCGAGACGATCTACCAGACGCTGGCCGTCGCCGACAATGTCGATGCCGCCGCCAATCTCTATCTCGGCCGCGAGCTGCGCACCCCCTGGGGCACGCTGGATGATGTGGCGATGGAGGCGAAGGCCCGCGAGGTGATGGGCCGGCTCAACCCGAATTTCCAGCGCTTCAAGGAGCCGGTGAAAGCCTTGTCAGGCGGCCAGAGGCAATCGGTGGCCATTGCCCGCGCCATCCTGTTTGATGCCCGCATCCTGATCATGGATGAGCCGACCGCAGCGCTCGGTCCTCAGGAAACCGCCCAGGTGGGCGAGCTGATCCTGCAACTGAAAAAGGAAGGCATCGGCATTTTCCTGATCAGCCACGACATTCACGATGTCTTCGATCTCGCCGACCGGGTGTTTGTGATGAAAAACGGCAAGGTGGTCGGCCATGCCCGCACAGGGGATGTTACCAAGGACGAGGTGCTGGGCATGATCATCATGGGCAAAGTGCCGCCGGGTGCCGTGCCTGGCCCCGGCGCGATGCAGGTGGTTTGA
- a CDS encoding sugar ABC transporter permease, giving the protein MVDHTLGAASSSARPSTVSPWRRFLNATEIDTRLMGMVVALLLIWFGFHILSDGLFLTPRNLWNLSVQAASVSVMATGMVLVIVTRNIDLSVGSILGFVGMMMAVTQTKFLPQLLGYDHPLMWVLALSLGIVIGAAIGAFQGVIIAFLNVPSFIVTLGGLLVWRGCAWMVTSGATVAPMDTRFRLMGGGADGSIGATASWVVGIIACVFIVLSILHSRRQRKRFGFPLKPIWAEYFMGLIGCGAVLGSVSVLNSYYMPVNLARKYAEANNIAWPDSGLDISLGIAIPVLIALGIAMVMNFITNRTRFGRYVFAIGGNPEAAVLAGIKTRWVTVRIFALMGALCAIAAAISTARLNAATNAQGTLDELYTIAAAVIGGTSLAGGAGTIAGAVLGAIVMQSLNSGMVLLGMDTPLQSIVIGMVLVVAVWLDTVYRARTR; this is encoded by the coding sequence ATGGTGGATCACACACTTGGCGCAGCATCCAGCAGTGCGCGTCCGTCAACGGTCAGTCCCTGGCGGCGGTTTCTGAACGCTACCGAAATCGACACCCGGTTGATGGGCATGGTGGTCGCGCTGCTGCTCATCTGGTTCGGCTTCCATATTCTGTCGGATGGTCTGTTTCTGACCCCGCGCAATCTGTGGAACCTATCGGTCCAGGCGGCGTCGGTCTCGGTCATGGCCACGGGCATGGTGCTGGTTATCGTCACCCGCAATATCGATCTGTCCGTCGGATCGATCCTGGGCTTTGTCGGCATGATGATGGCCGTCACCCAAACCAAGTTTCTGCCGCAGCTGCTCGGCTACGACCATCCGCTGATGTGGGTGCTGGCGCTCTCGCTCGGCATTGTCATCGGCGCTGCCATCGGGGCGTTTCAGGGCGTGATCATCGCCTTTCTCAACGTGCCGTCCTTCATCGTCACGCTGGGCGGTCTGCTGGTCTGGCGCGGCTGCGCCTGGATGGTCACGAGCGGTGCGACCGTCGCGCCGATGGATACCCGTTTTCGCCTGATGGGCGGCGGTGCGGATGGCTCGATTGGGGCCACCGCCAGCTGGGTGGTCGGGATCATCGCCTGCGTGTTCATCGTGTTGTCGATCCTGCATTCCCGCCGTCAGCGCAAGCGGTTCGGCTTTCCGCTAAAGCCGATCTGGGCTGAATATTTCATGGGACTGATCGGCTGCGGTGCGGTGCTTGGCTCCGTCAGCGTGCTCAACAGCTATTACATGCCCGTCAATCTGGCCCGCAAATATGCCGAGGCCAACAATATCGCCTGGCCGGACAGCGGGCTGGACATTTCGCTGGGTATTGCCATTCCGGTGTTGATCGCGCTTGGCATTGCCATGGTCATGAACTTCATCACCAACCGCACAAGGTTTGGCCGCTATGTGTTTGCCATTGGCGGCAATCCGGAAGCTGCCGTGCTGGCGGGCATCAAGACCCGCTGGGTGACAGTGCGGATCTTTGCGCTGATGGGCGCGCTTTGCGCCATTGCCGCGGCGATTTCCACCGCCCGTCTCAATGCCGCCACCAATGCGCAGGGCACGCTGGACGAGCTTTACACCATTGCCGCAGCCGTGATTGGCGGCACATCGCTGGCCGGTGGGGCCGGCACCATTGCCGGTGCGGTACTGGGTGCCATCGTCATGCAATCGCTGAATTCTGGCATGGTGCTGCTGGGCATGGATACGCCGCTGCAAAGCATTGTCATCGGCATGGTGCTGGTCGTCGCGGTCTGGCTGGATACGGTTTACCGCGCCCGCACCCGATAA
- the xylF gene encoding D-xylose ABC transporter substrate-binding protein, which translates to MKSVLKLMAVAAVMTSAYGPVHAKDLVVGVSWSNFQEERWKTDEAAIKEALKAHGAKYISADAQTSAAKQLTDIESLIAQGANALIVLAQDSSAIGPAIEKAAAEGIPVIGYDRLIENPNTYYITFDNKEVGRLQAKEVMKVKPTGNYVFIKGGSTDPNADFVFSGQMEVLKDAMASGKIKNVGEAYTDGWKPEIAQKNMEQFLTANNNKVDAVVSSNDGMAGGVVAALEAQGLAGSVPVSGQDGDKAALNRVALGTQTVSVWKDSRLLGKKAGDVAVALASGKKMSEIPGTAKFKGGTKGVEMESQFLMPQAITKDNLNVVLDAKWIDKKTLCQGVKAGAVEVCK; encoded by the coding sequence ATGAAATCCGTTTTGAAACTGATGGCAGTGGCTGCCGTCATGACGTCCGCCTATGGTCCTGTTCATGCCAAGGATCTGGTGGTTGGCGTGTCCTGGTCCAACTTCCAGGAAGAGCGCTGGAAGACCGATGAGGCCGCCATCAAGGAAGCACTGAAGGCGCATGGTGCAAAGTATATTTCCGCCGACGCCCAGACATCCGCCGCCAAGCAGTTGACCGATATCGAAAGCCTGATCGCGCAGGGTGCCAATGCGCTGATCGTGCTGGCGCAGGATTCGAGCGCCATTGGCCCGGCCATCGAAAAGGCTGCGGCGGAAGGCATTCCTGTCATCGGCTACGACCGCCTGATTGAGAACCCCAACACCTATTACATCACGTTCGACAACAAGGAAGTCGGCCGCTTGCAGGCCAAGGAAGTGATGAAGGTCAAGCCCACAGGCAATTACGTGTTCATCAAGGGTGGCTCGACCGACCCGAACGCCGATTTCGTGTTTTCCGGCCAGATGGAAGTGCTGAAGGATGCCATGGCCAGCGGCAAGATCAAGAATGTTGGCGAAGCCTATACCGATGGCTGGAAGCCGGAAATTGCCCAGAAGAACATGGAGCAGTTTTTGACCGCCAACAACAACAAGGTCGATGCGGTCGTCTCGTCCAATGACGGCATGGCGGGCGGCGTTGTCGCAGCGCTGGAAGCACAGGGGCTTGCCGGTTCCGTGCCCGTTTCCGGCCAGGATGGCGACAAGGCAGCGTTGAACCGCGTCGCACTCGGCACCCAGACCGTCTCCGTCTGGAAAGACAGCCGCTTGCTGGGCAAGAAAGCCGGTGACGTGGCCGTGGCGCTGGCCAGTGGCAAGAAGATGAGCGAAATCCCCGGCACTGCCAAATTCAAGGGCGGCACCAAGGGCGTGGAAATGGAATCGCAATTCCTGATGCCGCAGGCCATCACCAAGGACAATCTCAACGTTGTTCTGGATGCCAAGTGGATCGACAAGAAGACGCTGTGCCAGGGTGTGAAAGCTGGCGCGGTTGAGGTGTGCAAGTAA
- a CDS encoding ROK family transcriptional regulator, producing MLMKSSTEQIRRQNSALVLAALRVEQAMSHTQIAAVTGLASATVTAITSELEQAGVIERHEQQIAGARGRPRVALSRRRDFAYVMSVRISSDRLNYTLSDFRGKLMDRFEEPRPLDVSAAGFIEGLGRNLARLASRSKLEPEKVAVLSVSSKGIVDAGGARLLWTPVFGQQPLDLKAALGDFEKAMALLSNETLLVAHGLSRRMDAQDGTFRGLIALSLGHSIGLGIARPMPDGTVAVSAPNFGHMLNTADSKLCRCGARGCIEASAGFYGILRMAFEVRPDTIPAKFVPITEMDKIALSARQGNRMAQYAFRQAGLALGQGLSRVFSLHETLPVTITGPGTRYYDLLAQGLEEGLAQSLQVRLDGAPPISLVGDEADLVQEGHVDHALRAIDERLFGGG from the coding sequence ATGCTGATGAAATCCAGCACCGAACAGATCCGCCGCCAGAATTCGGCCCTGGTTCTCGCCGCCTTGCGGGTGGAGCAGGCCATGTCCCATACCCAGATCGCCGCCGTGACCGGTCTTGCCTCGGCAACGGTGACCGCCATTACCAGTGAGCTGGAACAGGCCGGTGTGATCGAGCGGCATGAGCAGCAGATTGCTGGCGCACGGGGCAGACCGCGTGTCGCCCTGTCGCGCCGCAGGGATTTCGCCTATGTGATGTCGGTCAGGATTTCCTCCGACCGGCTGAATTACACCCTGTCGGATTTTCGCGGCAAGCTGATGGACCGTTTCGAGGAACCGCGCCCGCTTGATGTGTCTGCGGCAGGCTTTATTGAAGGGCTAGGCCGCAACCTTGCCCGTCTGGCCAGCCGGTCGAAACTGGAGCCGGAAAAGGTCGCCGTTCTCTCTGTCAGTTCCAAAGGCATTGTCGATGCGGGCGGCGCAAGACTGTTGTGGACACCGGTATTCGGCCAGCAACCGCTCGACCTCAAGGCGGCCCTTGGTGATTTCGAAAAGGCTATGGCTCTGCTCAGCAACGAGACCCTGCTGGTGGCTCACGGTCTCAGCCGCCGCATGGATGCCCAGGATGGCACGTTTCGCGGCCTGATCGCGCTGTCGCTTGGCCACAGCATTGGTCTCGGTATTGCAAGGCCGATGCCGGATGGCACGGTGGCGGTCAGCGCCCCGAATTTCGGCCATATGCTCAATACCGCCGACAGCAAGTTGTGCCGCTGCGGCGCACGCGGCTGTATCGAGGCCTCCGCCGGCTTCTACGGCATTCTGCGCATGGCGTTTGAAGTGCGGCCCGATACCATTCCCGCCAAGTTTGTGCCGATTACCGAGATGGACAAAATCGCGCTCTCGGCGCGCCAGGGCAATCGCATGGCCCAATATGCCTTCCGCCAGGCAGGGCTGGCACTCGGCCAGGGCCTGTCACGGGTGTTCAGCCTCCACGAAACGCTCCCCGTCACCATCACCGGCCCTGGCACCCGCTACTATGACCTGCTGGCGCAGGGGCTAGAGGAGGGCCTTGCCCAATCCCTGCAAGTCCGCCTCGACGGCGCCCCACCGATCAGCCTTGTTGGCGACGAGGCCGATCTGGTGCAGGAGGGGCATGTGGATCATGCGCTGCGGGCGATTGATGAGCGGTTGTTTGGGGGTGGGTGA